In the genome of Thermosphaera aggregans DSM 11486, one region contains:
- a CDS encoding methyltransferase: protein MSRRTSEYVVGKLRIIAHGDVYKPSDDTWLLINLINEVKPRSRVCVDLGSGTGIVGSHLLSNGYCELAVLVDVMEDALTSSKMTLEVNNLSSRGITITSVEALGDGSVDMVVSNPPYLPAHAPSEIDIATEGGVKGYETIAYFIKESSRVLKQGGQLFLVYSSLTGEKVVESLLAENGFVKIKTASSKFFYEEIKAVYCKRKG, encoded by the coding sequence ATTAGCAGAAGAACTAGCGAATACGTAGTTGGAAAACTAAGAATCATTGCTCACGGAGACGTTTACAAGCCGAGCGATGATACTTGGCTACTTATCAATCTAATAAACGAGGTTAAACCGAGGAGCAGGGTGTGCGTCGACCTAGGCTCGGGAACAGGTATCGTAGGCTCTCACCTGCTTTCAAACGGTTATTGCGAGCTAGCGGTGCTTGTGGACGTGATGGAGGATGCTTTGACATCTAGCAAGATGACTCTCGAGGTTAACAACCTGTCAAGCAGAGGCATTACGATCACCAGTGTTGAAGCCCTTGGCGATGGCTCCGTAGACATGGTAGTGAGCAATCCTCCCTATCTCCCAGCGCATGCTCCCAGCGAGATAGATATTGCCACTGAGGGAGGCGTTAAAGGCTATGAGACAATAGCCTACTTCATCAAGGAATCCTCTAGGGTTTTAAAGCAAGGCGGCCAATTGTTCCTGGTTTACTCATCGCTAACCGGGGAAAAGGTTGTCGAGTCCCTGCTAGCGGAGAACGGCTTCGTAAAGATCAAAACTGCTTCTTCAAAATTCTTTTATGAAGAAATAAAGGCTGTTTACTGTAAGAGAAAGGGGTAG
- the rsmA gene encoding 16S rRNA (adenine(1518)-N(6)/adenine(1519)-N(6))-dimethyltransferase RsmA, which produces MKRNGIRPSKKLSQNFVVNPRLITSILSLTSNEDTIEIGCGIGTLTIFLVNRVRSLACIEYDERMIKIVSNIVRSPRFIPVKGDALTTGVGRPQVVSNLPYHITSDILIMIARDNSISKAVLTLQKEVGERLVAKAGTESYGRLTVIAQLLFNIRITGVYPPSSFIPRPKVESSLVLLERIRDYDKVVEKVEHVTRALFSQRRRNARRVAESRLNISTEVLTRIIPSDKRVFELEPEVFLALAEELANT; this is translated from the coding sequence TTGAAGAGAAATGGGATAAGACCTTCGAAGAAGCTAAGCCAGAACTTCGTGGTAAACCCTAGGTTAATAACCAGTATCTTGTCTTTAACAAGTAATGAGGACACTATTGAGATAGGATGCGGAATAGGAACCCTCACAATATTTCTGGTCAATAGGGTCAGATCCTTGGCTTGCATTGAGTATGATGAAAGAATGATTAAAATAGTCAGCAACATCGTTAGAAGCCCTCGCTTCATACCTGTTAAAGGCGATGCTTTAACAACAGGAGTTGGGAGACCCCAAGTAGTATCCAACCTCCCGTATCACATAACATCCGACATCCTCATAATGATTGCGAGGGATAATTCGATCTCCAAGGCTGTTCTCACCCTTCAAAAAGAGGTTGGAGAGAGGTTGGTAGCCAAAGCTGGGACAGAGTCCTACGGCAGGCTCACCGTGATAGCTCAATTGCTTTTCAACATAAGGATTACAGGGGTTTACCCACCTAGCTCGTTCATTCCACGTCCAAAGGTAGAGTCAAGCCTGGTTTTGCTTGAAAGAATAAGAGATTACGATAAGGTCGTTGAGAAGGTTGAACATGTGACCAGAGCATTGTTCAGCCAGCGCAGGAGAAACGCTAGGAGAGTTGCGGAGTCTCGCCTAAACATAAGCACTGAGGTTTTAACAAGGATTATCCCATCTGATAAAAGGGTTTTCGAGCTAGAGCCAGAGGTGTTCCTAGCATTAGCAGAAGAACTAGCGAATACGTAG